One genomic segment of Caldimonas brevitalea includes these proteins:
- a CDS encoding chemotaxis protein CheW has translation MAKKEALRELQSRLAERLQAARTEARTANWLAVEAAGHGFLLPLSDAGEIFPFGAYIGVPHTAPWFIGVANLRGGLHGVVDLAGFLGFRNTAAGVAPSDSVRDQARLVAFNPMLEVNCALLVERLSGLRSKEQLQPDTDELHGKPAFVGGRYRDAQGRKWQELSLGALAADEAFLKIVG, from the coding sequence ATGGCGAAAAAAGAGGCGCTACGGGAGTTGCAAAGCCGGCTGGCAGAACGTCTGCAGGCAGCCCGCACCGAAGCGCGTACCGCGAACTGGCTGGCGGTCGAGGCGGCCGGGCACGGCTTCCTGCTGCCGCTGTCGGACGCAGGCGAGATCTTTCCCTTCGGGGCTTACATCGGGGTGCCGCACACGGCGCCGTGGTTCATCGGCGTTGCCAATCTGCGCGGTGGACTGCACGGCGTGGTCGATCTGGCCGGTTTCCTCGGCTTTCGCAATACCGCCGCCGGTGTTGCCCCCAGCGACAGCGTGAGGGATCAGGCCCGTCTGGTGGCCTTCAACCCGATGCTCGAAGTCAATTGCGCACTGCTCGTCGAGCGTTTGTCGGGGCTGCGCAGCAAGGAACAACTGCAGCCCGACACTGACGAGCTGCATGGCAAGCCCGCGTTCGTCGGCGGTCGTTACCGCGACGCACAAGGGCGCAAATGGCAGGAACTGAGCCTGGGCGCGCTGGCCGCGGACGAGGCCTTTTTGAAGATTGTGGGCTGA
- a CDS encoding zinc-dependent metalloprotease, whose product MNEFLMRRPAIWGLSALLTLSGCATIVTPPAAAPAPVHPPAPTDAPAGPRPAPAPLSRTDSSGLRPFTDVVRGATPSEGYFTLWRKDERVWLEVPEAQFDKPFLLSINVHSSVGERGLYASQMGNSWVAAFRRIGNQMQLVARNVGFRGDGNVAIERALAQGFSDSLLGSTPVVSAEHPERKSVLVDASFLLGDISGYSSQIEAAFRLPYSFDRNNSFFERSWASDGMTTLNVRMHFSTPRMPGGGATPPTTTPDPRSFFVGFVYNFMRLPEEPMRPRRADPRLGHFTDAYTDLSTDLKSNPRVHHVNRWRLEKKDPAAALSEPKAPIVFWLDKNIPTRYRAAVEAGVLEWNKAFERIGFLNAIVVRQQPDNADWDTLDSRHASIRWYVGADAGYARGPHHSDPRTGEILDADISMADVFSRSARRFFIEEKALTRERPAETHATHPHSHDRHEDCSYAFESAAEMDFVLDTLEARGELSPDSPEAEAFVQSVIKDTIMHEVGHTLGLKHNFKASTAMKRELLSDHQYTRSNGVSGSVMDYNAFNLALKGEQQGAYNNSTLGPYDYWAIEYAYKPVVADQESAELGRIAARSTEPALVYADDYDAGGFGGFEGIDPLANRFDLGDDPLAYAEKRLKLSQELWQRTQSGVPQYEDDPLRQRRLLMTGFRQVNRSAELASKYIGGMVQLRDLPGTTKRRTYTPVDPAKQRQALQLLARGIFSADSFRFRPEFLSSLPPDYLDRESVGPVSVPNAVLNVQSAALDRLLSAGVATRLLDLPNYLGAAAKQAISLQEVYRTLQEAVWSETRQNTEIDRVRRNLQREHLKRVVGLLTRGAAGLPADALSLMRFNAVQLQEQLRQAAGNRNLSVETQAHLQDSLAMLSEALRASMSRG is encoded by the coding sequence GTGAACGAGTTTCTGATGCGCCGGCCCGCAATTTGGGGCCTGTCGGCCCTGCTGACCCTGTCCGGGTGCGCCACCATCGTGACGCCGCCCGCCGCCGCACCGGCTCCCGTTCATCCGCCCGCGCCGACCGACGCCCCCGCGGGGCCGCGACCGGCGCCGGCACCTCTGAGCCGCACCGACAGTTCGGGCTTGCGCCCGTTCACCGATGTGGTTCGCGGCGCGACGCCCAGCGAGGGATATTTCACGCTCTGGCGCAAGGACGAGAGGGTCTGGCTGGAGGTGCCCGAGGCCCAGTTCGACAAGCCGTTCCTGCTGTCGATCAACGTGCACAGTTCGGTCGGCGAACGGGGTCTCTACGCAAGCCAGATGGGCAACAGCTGGGTCGCCGCCTTCCGGCGCATCGGCAACCAGATGCAGCTGGTGGCGCGTAACGTCGGCTTCCGCGGCGACGGCAACGTGGCGATCGAACGGGCACTGGCGCAGGGCTTCTCCGACAGCCTGCTGGGCTCGACGCCGGTGGTCAGTGCCGAGCATCCGGAGCGCAAGTCGGTGCTGGTCGACGCGAGCTTTCTGCTGGGCGACATCTCCGGCTATTCGAGCCAGATCGAGGCGGCTTTCCGGTTGCCCTACAGTTTCGATCGCAACAACTCGTTCTTCGAACGCAGCTGGGCCAGCGATGGCATGACCACCTTGAACGTGCGCATGCATTTCTCGACGCCGCGCATGCCCGGCGGCGGGGCCACGCCGCCCACCACGACGCCCGACCCGCGCAGCTTCTTCGTCGGTTTCGTCTACAACTTCATGCGCCTGCCCGAAGAGCCGATGCGCCCGCGGCGCGCCGACCCGCGGCTGGGCCATTTCACCGACGCCTACACCGATCTCTCGACCGACCTGAAGTCGAACCCGCGCGTTCACCATGTGAACCGCTGGCGGCTCGAGAAGAAAGACCCGGCGGCCGCGCTGTCGGAGCCCAAGGCGCCGATCGTGTTCTGGCTCGACAAGAACATTCCGACCCGCTACCGCGCCGCGGTCGAAGCCGGCGTGCTGGAGTGGAACAAGGCGTTCGAGCGCATCGGCTTCCTGAACGCCATCGTCGTGCGTCAGCAGCCTGACAACGCCGATTGGGACACGCTGGATTCGCGCCATGCGTCGATCCGCTGGTACGTGGGTGCCGACGCCGGTTATGCCCGTGGCCCGCACCATTCGGACCCGCGCACCGGTGAGATCCTCGACGCCGACATCTCGATGGCCGACGTGTTCAGCCGCAGCGCCAGGCGCTTCTTCATCGAAGAGAAGGCGCTGACCCGCGAGCGCCCGGCGGAGACCCATGCGACGCACCCGCACTCTCACGACCGTCACGAGGACTGCAGCTACGCCTTCGAGAGCGCCGCCGAAATGGACTTCGTGCTCGACACGCTCGAGGCGCGCGGCGAACTGTCGCCCGACAGCCCCGAGGCCGAAGCCTTCGTGCAGTCGGTCATCAAGGACACGATCATGCACGAGGTCGGTCACACGCTGGGCCTCAAGCACAACTTCAAGGCCTCGACGGCGATGAAGCGCGAGTTGCTGAGCGACCATCAGTACACCCGGTCCAACGGCGTGTCGGGCTCGGTGATGGACTACAACGCCTTCAACCTCGCGCTCAAGGGTGAGCAGCAAGGGGCCTACAACAACAGCACGCTGGGCCCTTACGACTACTGGGCCATCGAGTACGCCTACAAGCCGGTGGTGGCCGACCAGGAGTCGGCCGAGCTGGGCCGCATCGCGGCGCGCAGCACGGAACCGGCGCTGGTGTATGCCGATGACTACGATGCCGGCGGCTTCGGCGGCTTCGAAGGTATCGACCCGCTGGCCAATCGCTTCGACCTGGGCGACGACCCGCTGGCCTACGCCGAGAAGCGCTTGAAGCTGTCGCAGGAGTTGTGGCAGCGCACGCAGAGCGGCGTGCCTCAGTACGAGGACGATCCGCTGCGCCAGCGCCGTCTGCTGATGACCGGCTTCCGCCAGGTCAACCGCAGCGCCGAGCTGGCCAGCAAGTACATCGGTGGCATGGTGCAGTTGCGCGACCTGCCGGGCACGACCAAGCGGCGCACCTACACGCCGGTCGATCCCGCCAAGCAGCGCCAGGCCCTGCAACTGCTGGCCCGCGGCATCTTCAGCGCCGACAGCTTCCGCTTCCGGCCCGAGTTCCTGAGCAGCTTGCCGCCCGACTATCTCGACCGTGAGAGTGTCGGCCCGGTGAGCGTGCCGAACGCGGTGCTCAATGTGCAGAGCGCGGCACTCGACCGACTGCTGAGCGCGGGCGTGGCGACACGTTTGCTGGACCTGCCCAACTACTTGGGCGCCGCGGCGAAACAGGCGATCTCCCTGCAGGAGGTCTACCGCACGCTGCAAGAGGCCGTGTGGAGCGAGACGCGTCAGAACACCGAGATCGATCGGGTGCGCCGCAACCTGCAGCGCGAGCATCTGAAGCGTGTCGTCGGTCTGCTGACGCGCGGCGCGGCCGGCCTGCCGGCGGACGCCCTCAGCCTGATGCGCTTCAACGCCGTGCAGTTGCAGGAGCAACTGCGCCAGGCCGCCGGCAACCGCAATCTGTCGGTCGAGACGCAGGCCCACCTGCAAGACAGCCTGGCGATGTTGAGTGAGGCACTGCGCGCCTCGATGTCGCGCGGCTGA
- a CDS encoding rubredoxin yields MCLICGWIYDEAAGDPEHGIAPGTAWADVPMNWTCPECGARKEDFEMVQI; encoded by the coding sequence ATGTGCCTGATCTGCGGATGGATCTACGACGAGGCCGCAGGCGACCCGGAACATGGTATCGCGCCGGGGACTGCCTGGGCAGATGTCCCAATGAATTGGACCTGCCCTGAGTGCGGCGCCCGCAAGGAAGACTTCGAGATGGTGCAGATTTAA
- the thiD gene encoding bifunctional hydroxymethylpyrimidine kinase/phosphomethylpyrimidine kinase, with the protein MTTDPNSPDITQDDPQDMTGPACVMTFNANDPSGAGGLGGDVATISAMGAHALPVVTAVLLRDTAEVFDHQAIDEDAIVEQARSILEDAAISAWKVGFLGSAEGVSAVAEVLSDYPDVPLVSYLPNLSWMEEADHEAYHEAFRELVLPQTEVLVGNHKTLTDFLLPDWEADRPASARELAGAAAEHGARFVLVTGVQLPDQYVDNVLASAEGPITGEKFERFDTSFVGAGDTLAAALAAMLANGAELHMATAEALAFLDQTLDAGFRPGMGSVVPDRFFWAQPPAEEGEELPAGSDLETSHDPRHVH; encoded by the coding sequence ATGACCACCGATCCCAACTCTCCCGATATCACCCAAGACGACCCGCAGGACATGACAGGGCCGGCCTGCGTGATGACCTTCAACGCAAACGATCCGAGCGGCGCCGGAGGGCTGGGCGGCGACGTCGCAACGATCTCGGCAATGGGCGCCCATGCGCTGCCGGTCGTCACCGCGGTGCTGCTGCGTGACACCGCCGAGGTGTTCGACCACCAGGCCATCGATGAAGACGCGATCGTCGAACAAGCCCGCAGCATCCTCGAAGATGCCGCGATTTCGGCCTGGAAAGTGGGGTTTCTCGGGAGTGCCGAGGGGGTCAGTGCTGTTGCAGAGGTGCTGAGCGACTACCCTGACGTCCCGCTGGTGTCCTACCTGCCCAACCTGTCGTGGATGGAAGAAGCCGACCACGAGGCCTACCACGAGGCGTTCCGGGAACTGGTGCTGCCCCAGACCGAGGTGCTGGTGGGCAACCACAAGACGCTGACCGATTTCCTGCTGCCCGACTGGGAGGCCGACCGCCCGGCGTCGGCCCGTGAACTCGCCGGCGCCGCCGCCGAGCACGGCGCCCGCTTCGTGCTCGTGACCGGCGTGCAACTGCCCGACCAGTACGTCGACAACGTGCTCGCCTCGGCCGAGGGCCCGATCACCGGCGAGAAGTTCGAGCGCTTCGACACCTCCTTCGTCGGCGCCGGCGACACGCTGGCGGCCGCCCTGGCGGCGATGCTGGCCAACGGCGCCGAATTGCACATGGCCACCGCGGAGGCGCTGGCCTTCCTCGACCAGACACTTGACGCCGGCTTCCGCCCCGGCATGGGCTCGGTGGTTCCCGACCGCTTCTTCTGGGCGCAGCCGCCCGCCGAAGAGGGCGAAGAACTGCCGGCCGGCTCCGATCTCGAGACCTCCCACGACCCGCGACATGTCCACTAA
- the hemL gene encoding glutamate-1-semialdehyde 2,1-aminomutase gives MSTNAALFERAQRVIPGGVNSPVRAFRAVGGTPRFITRAEGAYLYDAEGRRYIDYIGSWGPMILGHGHPAVLEAVQRAVTEGLSFGAPTEREIELAEEILKLVPSMQQVRLVSSGTEAAMSAIRLARGATGRPMLIKFEGCYHGHADALLVKAGSGLATFGNPTSAGVPPEVVQHTLVLEYNNLEQLEAAFAQHGARLACAMIEPIAGNMNFVRASLPFMRRLRELCTQHGALLVFDEVMTGFRVGLRSAQGLYAVALPGFVPDLSVFGKVIGGGMPLAAFGGPRDIMQQLAPVGAVYQAGTLSGNPVATACGLATLREIQKPGFFDALTANTRSLVEGLAAAARDARVPFVGDSEGGMFGFFFASDLPQHYSQVMSTDKERFNRFFHAMLEQGVYLAPALYEAGFVSAAHSRADLDATVAAARKAWAA, from the coding sequence ATGTCCACTAACGCCGCCCTGTTCGAACGCGCGCAGCGCGTCATCCCGGGCGGCGTGAACTCGCCCGTGCGCGCCTTCCGGGCGGTCGGCGGCACGCCGCGTTTCATCACGCGCGCCGAAGGTGCCTACCTGTACGACGCCGAGGGCCGGCGCTACATCGACTACATCGGCTCCTGGGGCCCGATGATTCTCGGCCACGGCCACCCGGCCGTGCTCGAAGCGGTGCAGCGCGCCGTCACCGAAGGCCTGTCGTTCGGGGCACCGACCGAGCGCGAGATCGAACTCGCCGAAGAAATCCTCAAGCTGGTGCCCTCGATGCAGCAGGTGCGGCTGGTCAGCTCCGGCACCGAAGCGGCGATGAGCGCGATCCGCCTCGCGCGCGGCGCCACCGGCCGGCCGATGCTGATCAAGTTCGAGGGCTGCTACCACGGCCACGCCGACGCCCTGCTGGTCAAGGCCGGGTCGGGGCTCGCCACCTTCGGCAACCCGACCAGCGCCGGCGTGCCGCCGGAGGTGGTGCAGCACACGCTGGTGCTCGAGTACAACAACCTCGAGCAGCTCGAAGCAGCTTTCGCGCAGCACGGCGCGCGGCTGGCCTGCGCAATGATCGAGCCGATCGCCGGCAACATGAACTTCGTGCGCGCCAGCCTGCCCTTCATGCGGCGGCTGCGCGAGCTGTGCACACAGCACGGCGCCTTGTTGGTGTTCGACGAAGTGATGACTGGCTTCCGCGTCGGCCTGCGCAGCGCCCAGGGCTTGTATGCCGTCGCGCTGCCCGGTTTCGTGCCGGACCTGAGCGTGTTCGGCAAGGTCATCGGCGGCGGCATGCCCCTGGCGGCCTTCGGCGGGCCGCGCGACATCATGCAGCAGCTGGCACCGGTCGGCGCGGTCTACCAGGCGGGCACCTTGTCGGGCAACCCGGTGGCGACGGCCTGTGGCCTGGCGACGCTGCGCGAAATCCAGAAGCCGGGCTTTTTCGACGCCCTGACCGCCAACACCCGCTCGCTGGTCGAGGGGCTGGCGGCGGCGGCACGGGACGCCCGTGTGCCCTTCGTGGGCGACAGCGAGGGCGGCATGTTCGGCTTCTTCTTCGCATCCGATCTGCCGCAGCACTACAGCCAGGTGATGAGCACCGACAAGGAGCGCTTCAACCGCTTCTTTCACGCGATGCTCGAGCAAGGCGTCTACCTCGCCCCGGCCCTCTACGAGGCCGGCTTCGTCAGCGCAGCGCACAGCCGCGCCGACCTCGACGCCACCGTGGCGGCGGCGCGCAAGGCCTGGGCGGCCTGA
- the mpl gene encoding UDP-N-acetylmuramate:L-alanyl-gamma-D-glutamyl-meso-diaminopimelate ligase: protein MHIHILGICGTFMGGLAALAREAGHRVTGCDAGVYPPMSDQLRALGIDLIEGYDPDQLKLKPDIWVVGNVVSRGNALMEALLEAGVPYTSGPQWLAEHVLQGRHVMAVAGTHGKTTTTSMLAWVVEQAGLQPGFLVGGVPQNFGVSARLGRGAPFVIEADEYDTAFFDKRSKFVHYRPRTAILNNLEFDHADIFEDLASIEKQFHHLVRTVPASGRLVVNGREESLQRVLARGCWSETVAFGVPAGWSAVGEPHDFEVHKAGQRVAHVSWDLLGEHNLLNALAAIAAAEHVGVAPDVAARALASFGNVKRRLELRGEAAGVKVYDDFAHHPTAIRTTVDGLRRKVGTARILAVFEPRSNTMKLGTMKSQLPWSLEQADLAFCHSGGLGWDAAEALAPMGARVTVDDSIDALVQRVVGAARAGDHVLCMSNGSFGGVHDKLLQALRQRTAG, encoded by the coding sequence ATGCACATCCACATCCTCGGCATCTGCGGCACCTTCATGGGAGGGCTGGCCGCACTCGCCCGCGAGGCGGGCCATCGTGTCACCGGCTGCGACGCCGGTGTCTACCCTCCGATGAGCGACCAGTTGCGCGCGCTCGGCATCGACCTGATCGAAGGCTACGACCCCGACCAGCTGAAGCTGAAACCCGACATCTGGGTGGTGGGCAACGTCGTGTCGCGCGGCAATGCGTTGATGGAAGCCTTGCTCGAAGCCGGCGTGCCCTACACCAGCGGGCCGCAATGGCTGGCCGAACATGTGCTGCAAGGCCGCCATGTGATGGCGGTGGCGGGCACCCACGGCAAGACCACCACCACCTCAATGCTCGCCTGGGTGGTCGAGCAAGCCGGCCTGCAGCCCGGCTTCCTGGTCGGCGGCGTGCCGCAGAACTTCGGCGTCTCGGCCCGCCTGGGGCGCGGCGCCCCCTTCGTGATCGAAGCCGACGAATACGACACGGCCTTCTTCGACAAGCGCAGCAAGTTCGTGCACTACCGGCCGCGCACCGCCATCCTCAACAACCTCGAGTTCGACCACGCCGACATCTTCGAGGACCTCGCGTCGATCGAAAAACAGTTCCACCACCTGGTGCGCACCGTGCCGGCCAGCGGGCGGCTGGTCGTGAACGGCCGCGAAGAAAGCCTGCAGCGTGTGCTGGCGCGCGGCTGCTGGAGCGAGACGGTGGCGTTCGGTGTGCCGGCGGGGTGGAGCGCGGTCGGTGAGCCGCACGACTTCGAAGTGCACAAGGCTGGCCAGCGAGTGGCGCACGTGAGCTGGGACCTGCTGGGCGAACACAACCTGCTCAACGCCTTGGCCGCGATCGCGGCGGCGGAGCATGTGGGCGTGGCGCCCGACGTGGCGGCCCGCGCACTGGCGTCGTTCGGCAACGTCAAGCGGCGGCTCGAGTTGCGCGGTGAAGCCGCGGGCGTGAAGGTCTACGACGATTTCGCCCACCACCCGACCGCCATCCGCACCACCGTCGACGGCTTGCGCCGCAAGGTGGGCACCGCTCGCATCCTGGCCGTGTTCGAGCCGCGGTCCAACACGATGAAGCTGGGCACGATGAAGTCGCAGCTGCCATGGTCGCTCGAACAGGCCGACCTGGCCTTCTGCCACAGTGGTGGGCTCGGCTGGGATGCGGCCGAAGCGCTGGCGCCGATGGGGGCACGCGTGACTGTCGACGACAGCATCGACGCGCTGGTGCAACGGGTGGTCGGGGCCGCGCGTGCCGGCGACCATGTGCTGTGCATGAGCAACGGCAGCTTCGGCGGCGTGCACGACAAGCTGCTGCAGGCCCTGCGGCAACGCACCGCCGGCTGA
- a CDS encoding response regulator, protein MQVDAATKVLVIDDSNTIRRSAEIFLKQGGYEVVLAEDGFDALAKVNDHEPQLIFCDILMPRLDGYQTCAIIKRNPKFAQVPVIMLSSKDGLFDKARGRMVGSEDYLTKPFTKDQLLQAVEQYSRVA, encoded by the coding sequence ATGCAGGTGGATGCCGCCACCAAGGTACTGGTCATCGATGACAGCAACACCATCCGCCGCAGCGCGGAAATCTTCCTGAAGCAGGGGGGCTACGAGGTGGTGCTGGCTGAAGATGGCTTCGATGCCCTTGCCAAGGTCAACGACCATGAGCCGCAGCTGATCTTTTGCGATATTTTGATGCCCCGTCTCGACGGCTACCAGACCTGCGCCATCATCAAGCGCAATCCCAAGTTCGCGCAAGTGCCGGTGATCATGCTGTCCTCGAAGGACGGCCTGTTCGACAAGGCACGCGGCCGCATGGTGGGCTCCGAAGACTACCTGACCAAGCCGTTCACGAAAGACCAGCTGCTCCAGGCCGTGGAGCAGTACAGCCGGGTGGCTTGA
- a CDS encoding response regulator, which translates to MPVKKILLVDDSKTELHHLSELLTKKGYSVRTAENGEEAMRRLGEEKPDLILMDVVMPGQNGFQLTRAITRDPNFADVPVIMCTSKNQETDKVWGMRQGARDYVVKPVDADELISKIRAFD; encoded by the coding sequence ATGCCAGTCAAGAAGATCCTGTTGGTCGATGACTCCAAGACCGAACTGCACCACCTGTCCGAATTGCTGACCAAGAAGGGTTACAGCGTTCGCACCGCCGAGAACGGCGAGGAGGCGATGCGCCGGTTGGGAGAAGAGAAGCCCGACCTGATCCTGATGGACGTCGTGATGCCGGGCCAAAACGGCTTCCAGCTCACCCGCGCGATCACCCGCGATCCGAACTTTGCCGACGTTCCCGTCATCATGTGCACCAGCAAGAACCAGGAAACCGACAAGGTCTGGGGCATGCGTCAAGGCGCGCGCGATTACGTCGTGAAGCCGGTCGACGCGGATGAACTGATCTCCAAGATCCGCGCGTTCGACTGA
- a CDS encoding GH1 family beta-glucosidase, which produces MSLLKFPSGFLWGAATSSYQVEGAHDEDGRSPSIWDTFSRQPGRVREAHNGDVACDSYHRIDEDVALLKALGAKTYRFSVAWPRVVPTGRGAVNEKGLDYYRRLVDALIAADIEPMLTLYHWDLPQCLQDQGGWQVRQTAHDFVAYAEAVFKALAGRVRLWITMNEPWCIANLSHQMGEHAPGLRDHQAAVSAAHHVLLAHGLAVRKFRELGLPGEIGMAPNVDWREPYSQRQEDLDACRRGLEWFNNWYLDPIYRGHYPEEMLQRYAALGVEPPVESGDMEIISSKTDFLGINYYTGSYTRAHDTPTPLQRTGDVTQELAALLNVGSVDVTGFKHTDIGWAHFPEGFYRVLLWLRDRYGNPPVYITENGACYNDEPDADGRVRDGRRIAYYEHHLIALHRAIRSGCNLKGYTAWSLLDNFEWAWGYTMRFGLVHVDFKTLKRTPKDSFHWLKQVYEANALRPGEAGRLAH; this is translated from the coding sequence ATGTCGCTGCTCAAATTCCCATCCGGCTTCCTGTGGGGAGCCGCCACGTCCTCGTATCAGGTCGAGGGCGCCCACGACGAGGACGGGCGCAGCCCGTCGATCTGGGACACGTTCTCCCGCCAGCCCGGCCGCGTGCGCGAAGCGCACAACGGCGATGTGGCCTGCGACTCCTATCACCGCATCGACGAGGACGTGGCCCTGCTCAAGGCGCTGGGCGCCAAGACCTACCGTTTCTCGGTGGCCTGGCCGCGGGTGGTGCCGACCGGCCGCGGGGCGGTCAATGAAAAGGGGCTCGATTACTACCGCCGGCTCGTCGACGCGCTCATCGCCGCGGACATCGAGCCCATGCTCACGCTGTACCACTGGGATCTGCCGCAGTGTTTGCAGGACCAGGGGGGCTGGCAGGTGCGCCAGACGGCACACGACTTCGTCGCCTATGCCGAGGCGGTGTTCAAGGCGCTGGCGGGGCGGGTGCGCTTGTGGATCACGATGAACGAGCCGTGGTGTATCGCCAACCTGTCGCACCAGATGGGCGAGCACGCGCCGGGGCTGCGCGATCACCAGGCGGCGGTGTCGGCCGCGCACCACGTGTTGCTGGCCCATGGCCTCGCGGTGCGCAAGTTCCGCGAACTGGGGCTGCCGGGCGAGATCGGCATGGCCCCTAACGTCGATTGGCGCGAGCCGTACTCGCAGCGCCAGGAAGACCTGGACGCCTGCCGTCGCGGGCTCGAATGGTTCAACAACTGGTATCTCGACCCGATCTACCGGGGCCACTATCCCGAGGAGATGCTGCAGCGCTATGCCGCGCTCGGCGTCGAACCGCCGGTGGAGTCGGGCGACATGGAGATCATCTCCAGCAAAACCGACTTCCTCGGCATCAACTACTACACCGGCAGCTACACCCGGGCCCACGACACGCCCACCCCGCTACAGCGCACGGGCGATGTCACCCAGGAGCTGGCGGCCTTGCTCAACGTCGGCTCGGTCGACGTCACCGGCTTCAAGCACACCGATATCGGTTGGGCCCACTTTCCCGAAGGTTTTTATCGGGTGTTGTTGTGGCTGCGCGATCGCTACGGCAACCCACCGGTCTACATCACCGAAAACGGCGCCTGCTACAACGACGAGCCGGACGCCGACGGCCGGGTGCGCGACGGACGGCGCATCGCCTACTACGAGCACCACCTGATCGCGCTGCACCGCGCGATCCGTTCGGGTTGCAACCTGAAGGGCTACACGGCCTGGTCGCTGCTCGACAACTTCGAGTGGGCCTGGGGCTACACGATGCGGTTCGGCCTCGTTCACGTCGATTTCAAGACCTTGAAACGCACACCCAAGGACAGCTTCCACTGGCTCAAACAGGTCTATGAAGCCAACGCGTTGAGGCCGGGGGAGGCGGGCCGGCTGGCGCACTGA